One part of the Mariniblastus fucicola genome encodes these proteins:
- a CDS encoding MoaD/ThiS family protein, producing the protein MKIKVRLTGIMSSQFGWSEKEIVVEQGSTITELKKSIEDDSDAVRFESFHANAAVNQEVAKDQTTLNDGDEVVFLPPLAGG; encoded by the coding sequence TTGAAGATAAAAGTTCGCCTCACAGGCATTATGAGCTCGCAGTTCGGCTGGAGCGAGAAAGAAATTGTCGTCGAACAGGGCTCAACGATCACGGAGTTGAAAAAGTCGATCGAGGACGACTCCGATGCGGTCCGCTTCGAATCTTTTCACGCTAACGCCGCGGTCAACCAGGAAGTCGCCAAAGATCAAACGACGCTAAACGACGGCGATGAAGTCGTGTTTTTGCCGCCGCTTGCGGGTGGATAG
- a CDS encoding DEAD/DEAH box helicase, translating to MYAPLQKALRELNYETPTPIQSQTIPPAIEGADILGCAQTGTGKTASFALPILDYLGLEEPNVISKRPNSLILAPTRELAIQISDSFNEYGKHMRFSQALVYGGVGQGKQVAALKRGVDVLIATPGRLVDLMQQNHVSLDNVQIFVLDEADRMLDMGFLPDLRKIVAALPKQRQSLFFSATLPPKSRSLAKELLFNPVSINVTPESPSVERIDQKVMLLEKGKKFTQLDEILSGKSAKRSIVFTRTKRGANQVAKKLDAAGIRAVAIHGNKSQNARERALDSFRRNKVTVLVATDVAARGIDIDGVSHVINYDMPVEAESYVHRIGRTGRAGADGIAISFCTPTEKAELVAIEKLIEQSLDCEEPFGPIRFEAAPKKGSGNSRSRHGNRGRRHSGGNTGGGGSSRASGKRGGQKSRRRKTSSAR from the coding sequence ATGTACGCGCCACTGCAAAAAGCACTTCGCGAACTCAACTACGAAACTCCTACTCCCATTCAGTCACAGACCATTCCGCCAGCGATCGAAGGCGCCGACATTCTTGGTTGTGCCCAAACAGGCACAGGTAAAACTGCTTCTTTTGCGTTGCCAATCCTCGACTACCTTGGGCTTGAAGAACCGAATGTGATCTCCAAGCGACCGAATTCGTTGATCCTTGCTCCGACGCGCGAGTTGGCGATTCAGATCAGCGACAGCTTTAACGAGTATGGCAAACACATGCGGTTCAGCCAGGCACTCGTCTATGGCGGGGTAGGGCAGGGTAAACAGGTCGCTGCACTGAAACGCGGCGTGGATGTTCTCATCGCAACCCCCGGTCGTCTGGTCGACTTGATGCAGCAAAACCATGTCTCGCTTGACAACGTGCAAATTTTTGTGCTTGATGAAGCGGATCGAATGTTGGACATGGGCTTTCTGCCTGATTTGCGAAAAATTGTGGCTGCGTTACCCAAGCAGCGACAGTCCCTGTTCTTCTCGGCAACGCTGCCGCCCAAGTCGCGTTCGCTGGCTAAAGAGCTGCTGTTCAATCCTGTTTCGATCAATGTGACTCCAGAATCGCCCAGCGTTGAGCGGATCGATCAGAAAGTCATGCTGTTGGAAAAAGGAAAGAAGTTCACTCAGCTGGACGAAATCCTTTCCGGGAAATCGGCAAAACGGTCGATCGTTTTCACTCGAACCAAACGCGGCGCAAACCAAGTCGCCAAAAAGCTGGACGCAGCCGGAATTCGAGCGGTTGCGATCCATGGCAACAAATCGCAGAACGCTCGTGAACGAGCACTCGATTCATTTCGCCGCAACAAGGTTACGGTGTTGGTCGCAACGGATGTTGCGGCTCGTGGAATCGACATCGATGGAGTGTCACACGTGATCAACTATGACATGCCAGTGGAAGCTGAAAGCTACGTGCATCGCATTGGTCGCACCGGCCGCGCGGGTGCGGATGGCATTGCGATTTCTTTTTGCACGCCGACCGAGAAGGCGGAGCTGGTTGCGATCGAGAAATTGATCGAGCAAAGTCTGGACTGTGAGGAGCCGTTTGGCCCGATTCGCTTCGAGGCTGCACCGAAAAAGGGTTCCGGCAATTCGCGATCACGTCACGGAAACCGTGGCCGCAGACACTCAGGCGGCAACACTGGCGGTGGCGGATCAAGTCGCGCTTCAGGCAAACGTGGAGGTCAGAAATCACGTCGCCGCAAGACTTCGTCGGCGAGGTAG
- a CDS encoding PRC-barrel domain-containing protein — protein sequence MSTGTTERCSMSTSSLTGDEIRNRNDETLGSVHDIMVDCGTGKVSYVVMTSGGFLGFGNKLFALPMSALELDTECKCLRMNASKESFKESDGFDKDNWPNMADPRWEEDTHKRFDATPYWV from the coding sequence ATGTCAACAGGTACAACAGAGCGCTGTTCAATGTCAACAAGCAGTCTCACGGGCGATGAAATCAGAAACCGCAATGACGAGACGCTTGGTTCAGTTCACGACATTATGGTCGATTGCGGCACAGGGAAAGTTTCTTACGTCGTGATGACTTCCGGAGGATTTCTGGGCTTCGGCAATAAACTGTTCGCGCTGCCGATGTCTGCACTGGAACTCGATACTGAATGCAAGTGTCTCCGCATGAACGCGTCCAAAGAATCGTTTAAGGAATCTGACGGATTCGACAAAGACAACTGGCCCAATATGGCCGACCCTCGTTGGGAGGAAGACACGCACAAACGCTTCGACGCGACACCATACTGGGTCTAA
- a CDS encoding DUF1328 family protein: MLQAAIVLFILALVAAALGFGGIAGGIAGIAQFCFYVFIVLFLVSVVMSALKGRTPV; this comes from the coding sequence ATGTTACAAGCAGCAATCGTCCTCTTTATTCTCGCACTCGTCGCCGCCGCACTTGGTTTTGGCGGGATCGCAGGCGGGATCGCAGGAATCGCACAGTTTTGTTTTTACGTGTTTATTGTTCTGTTCCTCGTGAGCGTCGTCATGTCGGCTTTGAAAGGTCGGACACCGGTCTAA
- a CDS encoding sll1863 family stress response protein — MLKSMKTMAMSAALLGASLLVAGCEVNEGDVADARENVAEEKRETREARVEADREIAEQKREMDETRHKAMRPDYDELNEEKRELNELRNDKQEEISEEQRETREAEAEADRLERELKAKNARDGYVAGVKQKLESIDKRIDSMQEELEGLEGTAYQELQTNIELMEVKRDNVSDALSALENAEVMNWEAEKPKVEQALERINDSK; from the coding sequence ATGTTGAAATCAATGAAGACAATGGCGATGTCAGCCGCACTTTTGGGCGCGAGTTTGCTCGTGGCCGGATGTGAAGTTAATGAAGGCGACGTCGCCGATGCACGCGAAAACGTAGCTGAAGAAAAACGTGAAACACGAGAAGCACGTGTTGAAGCGGATCGTGAGATCGCGGAACAGAAACGTGAAATGGACGAGACTCGCCACAAAGCGATGCGTCCGGACTATGACGAGCTAAACGAAGAAAAGCGTGAGTTGAACGAGCTCCGCAATGACAAACAGGAAGAGATCAGCGAAGAGCAACGTGAGACTCGTGAAGCGGAAGCCGAAGCGGATCGATTGGAACGAGAGCTCAAGGCGAAGAATGCTCGCGATGGTTACGTAGCTGGTGTCAAACAAAAGCTTGAGTCCATCGACAAGCGTATCGATTCAATGCAGGAAGAGCTTGAAGGTCTTGAAGGCACTGCCTATCAGGAACTTCAGACCAACATCGAACTGATGGAGGTCAAGCGTGACAACGTCAGCGATGCCCTGAGTGCACTTGAAAACGCTGAAGTCATGAACTGGGAAGCAGAAAAACCCAAAGTCGAACAGGCTTTGGAACGAATCAACGATTCGAAGTAA